From the genome of Palaemon carinicauda isolate YSFRI2023 chromosome 6, ASM3689809v2, whole genome shotgun sequence, one region includes:
- the upSET gene encoding microtubule-associated protein futsch isoform X3 gives MSLVVHKLVLSPGGATTNAQNPTHHVTLAAYTQPPRSNVGETMGRSLDGSSSVSVSAPPSSSFYSSSSSKHSSSYNLPFVLQDHNYGAPPPPTPPQSPPPPPLPTASSPSPHYHSSSRQVSSQHQINHLSSSSSCSISTGNVAQHNHQQIHHSHILNQTHTLQHHHHNNQHHHPSHHPLQQQQQQRHQHQEQVQHQEHVHHQKSHVSHQQTVSSIIVPSPRVGIVTSANPPVATAAVAAASSTSVSSLCVSQHPLSVMPPHRQQFMPHPKGILFPSPHIPPLPLDLHHSPSAAVVASHPPPPPPPPLTSTIGPETDDDSRLSDRSSSVGPSGEETETAPEGEGDEQPVDDSITRCICEFSHDDGYMIQCDRCFVWQHVDCMEIDRDNIPDEYLCEACEPRHVDRFRARDLQIRRRQEIKAHLASRTSALSRLSSSDSDDNLPMSNKSRGSGGKSTERKVVKKKKAKQIKDVKSNKKGSLCQVKKGSINNSCNNNNVPETDERERRILVKTRRRKSSSMSGCEGVSDDSVGPVERLRAWVEDYEKAVTNHYSPELRARVHAARINGVSPDLRASTQGALLGHRCKVVPNPHTLFDIFDSKILVAATRLTVNTAIAEYQGKYLLASQWNAQQSISGQVYFPYVLQYHMPKEGLSVCVDARTYGNDARFTRRSCKPNAEVRHVVERGSLHLYLVATRDIEEGEEVMIALETANSTVDLICCYPGEHVCLHSPPPKTEHSSPCHQTFSKKNGVFMISSSSKKTVRKLNLQPQLRMSKRTTSTDSRTSDVVPVIPPVQSSNPITPITPVKQRRTSGCGKSPVKSPSSSSTSSSPEDVCKEASHTTPPTTACTLSPDTPKAVDKQQQKMTREERKIAAYMKAFERMEKAAQRRQEMEKKKEEDKGKDSKDKDKKRTVVEGDDDDWEKNSSADESVRNTPNTDRSRRKGKKGRGKGSPQKRNSRIESTASDFTGDESSCASVGLMSPVSGTIEGIALNFNSPPQGGSNNTIGFRFPKTKKALMNEWLNETVDPVMPTVCSISVGDLPSGVPTCYMRSPATPLRRSVSVTQGTISSIQGTFLNLDMPGGSAKKRWLRQAISEESETPHFNGLCPSPNSRPDSPTGVGDYITPLKKRRLARESMSSEQSSTPPTTPVHLAAMEDDKSMEEMEAELEVASAKNKNEFGSEDQSPLIPLEKSIKPGSLRGFDTEERREITDNDEEEEEEENTNALGYEEVLPIKRTKEKRGKKMTKKSSSKSLSFRGVNSCRSDTNKVDIMEHHQTNPALSLGKENVEDPKRRDSEDEEMGKVAACSCKSEELEELNSKVVTKGGNKKYSVRNRRLNVGKKTKKQSEVGLRKSDRQHTFAKNNNETTKRKGKVQVQNVKVEANADAELEGEEIKKEPEEQVEIPLMTGTFKEESKLQIKEEASPVKVQIEDCDLFRKPSYLSAEENDEKHLDLKVKVKEELPQNNVSDSQTIGDGILEETKVKVKCEALKKEKEEKKEDLEVGSQVMERKDSVCTSDKGDKCVPHDCLYKDDLQFSREPKSCILSEEVPNRHSSEEKEAENVTDTEEEIRKEGIGNTLQDVENPESQKAMLDECTPGEDCEADPINREENEVSGREGLNSSSVEMSALKDSSFLSFDLGSKEQKVVRRKNTSTRKRTKCRVKRKPKDKVQKDCNDVKANFDASIGNESTSNDELLSCGELPSSLARNQLATSQRLPSTLEDESSLEITAKLTEDPFSKTSGASESRSPLERELEDGLTLESTCTPEVIRPCTPEIKGPCTPETKGPCTPETKGPCTPESKGPCTPESKGPCTPESKGPCTPESKGHRTPESKGPCTPESKGHRTPEVTGPFTPESKGHRTPEVTGPFTPESKGPCTPESKGPCTPESKGLCTPEITGPLTPESKGLLTPEITGPFTPKIKGPRTPEITRRCTSEIRGPRTPENKGPHTPEITGPHTPEITGPYTPEIKGPRTPEITGRCTPENKGPRTPEIAGRIPEITGPRTPENKGPRTPEVKGPRTPEGPAPSSPEESSDTPPSPRSPAAELERRMSPLYSKYDVEVNSVKDGVIKCRGPCTPLSEPPQSPAPSMEGVDDGEKIHEVSSADRDFLEDTDIPVTSSFTSAEVTSSQAKPAPVKRKLSILEYRKRKSVSSEVDGKGTAVSSSSSMPSSALLSFLARGSLDVEASNISVGSTAVLNIHSAVSSSQEGVPGVSPSSLSSLSKGGYLLDAESPPSPPSSSPPDLPLSPIQPLSLLLIPDVLDKSALREKPKEVRENVDYEENASKVTSTFLNVKNVSVNLCSKSEVHALSDSSTSDKKPGSGKINESNHLKNETLCSKLNNICSTRNSNIRTSNPKNLCKSSSKLNVSCKNKTVKNSKSSLVNVSMSSDVLGGSPSAAALSPSADVTWNAAPTLLERQRENLTERLRREFGLCVSDDEEKSADEDRERIHKRGKDKNLPPPPPPPTAPPKNSIFHGREVTVQKAACSSKIGAISSGSSVALSSSPGLQTVQPQSSCHRLPSGIQKTSHPGSHLPNIVGSSFTGVSIAPPLPVPPPNSAVSSSVAPGIGGLPISVALSAGPGPPSHPLPSSSSSSSSSLTSSTADVPGQVMSVPCAIAPSRGIPSGSLSVSTKSISGVQSLVGDATSRQHIPSVSNSGQMNKINLSTPVPLPPSPNSSYSLGPYPRNMYSNSPSGALAQNMPLYSPVRLSAPPPPPPPPPPPPPPHPSLNTEGSGSSLRQGLIAPVAVRHQQNSPIHGTPRGVAPTLGYGSGGYPGKLDCSASGTRGS, from the exons ATGTCGCTAGTGGTTCACAAGCTGGTGCTTAGTCCTGGTGGGGCCACCACCAACGCCCAAAACCCTACGCATCATGTTACCTTGGCTGCTTACACGCAACCACCAAG ATCCAATGTGGGAGAGACAATGGGCCGATCCCTGGATGGCTCATCAAGTGTATCTGTGAGTGCTCCTCCCTCGTCATCGTTTTACTCTTCGTCATCATCGAAGCACAGCTCATCGTATAACCTGCCGTTTGTGCTTCAAGACCACAATTATGGTGCGCCTCCACCCCCTACGCCACCACAATCCCCTCCCCCTCCGCCTCTACCCACCGCTTCGTCGCCATCTCCGCACTATCACAGTTCATCGCGCCAAGTATCTTCACAGCATCAGATTAATCATCTTTCTTCTAGTTCTAGCTGCAGCATCAGCACTGGCAATGTTGCACAGCATAACCATCAACAAATACATCATTCCCACATACTTAATCAGACCCATACATTAcagcatcatcaccataataaCCAGCATCATCATCCAAGTCATCATCCTctacagcagcaacagcagcaacgaCATCAACACCAAGAACAGGTTCAGCATCAAGAACATGTACATCACCAGAAGTCACACGTTTCTCACCAACAGACCGTTTCTAGCATCATAGTTCCGTCACCTCGAGTAGGAATCGTCACCTCCGCCAATCCTCCCGTAgctactgctgctgttgctgcggcaTCTTCGACGAGTGTGTCCAGCTTGTGCGTTTCCCAGCATCCTCTGAGTGTAATGCCACCACACAGACAGCAGTTTATGCCCCATCCTAAGGGAATTCTTTTTCCTTCCCCTCACATCCCACCTTTACCTTTGGACTTGCACCACTCTCCATCTGCTGCTGTTGTAGCTTCTCAtcctccaccccctcctcctccaccactcACCTCCACAATTGGGCCAGAAACGGATGACGATTCACGTTTGAGTGATCGCAGCTCTTCAGTCGGTCCATCGGGAGAAGAGACTGAAACTGCTCCAGAGGGGGAAGGAGATGAACAACCAGTGGACGACTCCATTACCCGTTGTATATGTGAATTTTCCCATGACGATGGATACATGATTCAGTGTGATAGGTGCTT TGTATGGCAGCATGTAGATTGTATGGAAATAGATCGTGACAATATACCTGACGAGTACTTGTGCGAGGCCTGCGAGCCTAGACATGTTGACCGATTCAGAGCCCGAGATTTGCAAATTCGAAGGCGCCAGGAAATCAAAGCTCATCTTGCCAG TCGCACGTCGGCTCTTTCCAGGTTGTCCTCTTCCGATTCAGACGACAACCTCCCCATGTCTAATAAGAGTCGAGGCTCGGGAGGGAAGAGCACTGAGCGTAAAGTTGTAAAGAAGAAAAAGGCAAAGCAGATCAAAGAtgtaaaaagtaataagaaaggaTCTCTGTGCCAAGTTAAGAAGGGGAGCATCAACAATTCTTGCAATAACAATAACGTTCCGGAAACAGATGAGAGAGAGCGCAGAATTCTGGTCAAAACTCGAAGA AGAAAAAGTAGTAGTATGAGTGGCTGTGAAGGTGTCAGTGATGATTCTGTTGGCCCGGTGGAGCGGTTAAGAGCGTGGGTAGAAGATTACGAGAAAGCGGTTACGAATCATTATTCTCCGGAACTCAGGGCAAGAGTTCATGCTGCGCGTATCAACGGTGTCTCTCCCGATCTAAGAGCCTCTACACAAGGTGCATTGCTTGGACATCGATGCAAGGTGGTGCCAAATCCCCACACGCTCTTTGATATCTTTGATAGCAAG ATTCTTGTGGCAGCTACAAGGTTAACGGTGAACACTGCAATAGCGGAGTACCAAGGCAAATATCTGTTGGCTTCCCAGTGGAATGCCCAACAATCAATAAGTGGTCAAGTCTACTTCCCATATGTTCTTCAGTACCATATGCCCAAGGAAGGTCTCAGTGTATGTGTCGATGCCAGAACGTATGGCAACGATGCGAGATTTACACGAAGATCTTGCAAACCCAATGCGGAG GTACGACATGTTGTCGAAAGAGGGTCTCTACATCTTTACCTGGTAGCAACTAGAGACATAGAAGAAGGTGAAGAAGTTATGATAGCGCTGGAAACTGCAAATTCTACTGTAGACCTGATTTGCTGTTATCCTGGAGAACATGTTTGCCTTCATTCTCCACCTCCAAAGACGGAACATAGTTCTCCTTGTCATCAAACCTTCTCAAAGAAGAATGGGGTGTTCATGAT tagtagtagtagtaaaaagacTGTGAGAAAGCTAAACCTGCAACCCCAGCTGAGAATGAGCAAGCGAACCACCTCTACCGACAGTCGGACTTCTGATGTGGTTCCTGTTATTCCTCCCGTTCAGAGTAGTAACCCCATTACTCCCATCACCCCCGTGAAACAGAGACGAACGTCTGGGTGCGGGAAGTCGCCTGTCAAATCGCCCTCCAGTTCTTCTACCTCCAGTTCACCAGAGGATGTTTGCAAAGAGGCCAGTCATACTACTCCTCCAACTACAGCTTGTACCTTAAGCCCAGATACTCCCAAAGCAGTTGACAAACAGCAACAGAAAATGACCCGTGAAGAACGCAAGATTGCTGCGTACATGAAAGCGTTTGAAAGAATGGAAAAGGCTGCACAACGAAGACAAGAAATGgaaaagaagaaagaggaggacaAAGGCAAAGAttcaaaagataaagataaaaaaagaacagttgttgagggagatgatgatgattgggaaaAGAATAGTAGTGCTGACGAGAGTGTTAGAAACACCCCTAATACTGATCGCAGCCGACGTAAAGG aaaaaagggaAGAGGGAAAGGAAGCCctcagaagagaaacagccgtatCGAATCAACAGCATCTGACTTCACTGGTGATGAAAGTAGTTGTGCATCAGTGGGTTTGATGTCTCCCGTGAGTGGAACAATTGAGGGAATTGCACTCAACTTTAACTCGCCACCGCAAGGTGGATCCAATAATACTATTGGGTTTAG ATTTCCGAAGACCAAAAAAGCACTAATGAACGAGTGGCTAAACGAAACCGTCGATCCCGTTATGCCTACTGTGTGCAGTATTAGTGTCGGAGATCTTCCTTCCGGAGTTCCCACCTGCTACATGAGATCTCCTGCCACTCCCCTCCGGCGATCGGTGTCCGTCACTCAAGGAACAATCAGCAGTATCCAAGGAACATTTCTCAACCTGGACATGCCAGGTGGTTCGGCCAAGAAGCGTTGGCTGAGACAAGCCATCAGTGAGGAATCAGAAACACCGCATTTCAATGGCCTTTGTCCAAGTCCCAATAGTAGGCCAG ATTCCCCCACTGGTGTTGGCGATTACATAACGCCCCTGAAGAAAAGACGACTAGCACGAGAGTCTATGTCTTCTGAACAGTCCTCTACCCCACCTACTACACCTGTCCATTTagctgcaatggaagatgataaaaGTATGGAGGAG aTGGAAGCAGAACTTGAGGTAgcatcagcaaaaaataaaaatgaatttggcTCTGAGGATCAGTCTCCTTTAATACCATTGGAGAAGTCTATTAAACCTGGCTCTCTCAGAGGTTTTGATACCgaagagaggagagagatcacagacaatgatgaagaggaggaggaagaggaaaacaCAAATGCTCTTGGGTATGAAGAGGTGTTGCCGATAAAGAGGACCAAAGAGAAACGAGGAAAGAAAATGACAAAGAAATCTTCCTCCAAATCTCTTTCCTTCCGAGGTGTAAATTCTTGTAGGTCTGATACAAACAAGGTGGATATCATGGAACATCACCAGACCAACCCAGCTTTATCTCTGGGGAAGGAGAATGTTGAAGATCCCAAAAGAAGGGATAGTGAAGATGAAGAAATGGGAAAGGTCGCAGCATGTTCCTGTAAGTCGGAGGAGTTGGAAGAATTGAATTCTAAGGTGGTTACTAAGGGAGGTAACAAAAAATATTCAGTTAGAAACAGAAGATTAAATGTGGGGAAAAAAACTAAGAAACAATCGGAGGTTGGCTTAAGGAAGAGTGATAGGCAACATACATTCGCcaaaaataacaatgaaacaacaaaaagaaaagggaaggtGCAAGTACAAAATGTGAAGGTCGAAGCAAATGCTGATGCTGAATTAGAGggagaagaaattaaaaaagagCCTGAGGAACAGGTTGAAATTCCTCTAATGACTGGGACATTCAAAGAAGAAAGCAAGCTACAAATAAAGGAAGAAGCTTCTCCTGTTAAAGTACAAATCGAAGATTGTGATCTTTTTCGGAAGCCTAGTTATTTATCAGCTGAAGAGAATGATGAAAAGCACCTTGACTTAAAAGTAAAGGTGAAGGAAGAATTGCCACAAAATAACGTGAGTGATAGCCAGACGATTGGTGACGGTATCCTTGAGGAAACGAAAGTAAAAGTAAAGTGTGAAGCACTGAAAaaggagaaagaggaaaaaaaggagGATTTGGAGGTTGGAAGCCAGGTTATGGAGCGCAAGGATTCAGTATGCACGTCAGACAAAGGCGACAAGTGTGTCCCCCATGATTGCCTATATAAAGATGATCTTCAGTTTTCCAGAGAGCCAAAGAGTTGTATACTCTCAGAGGAAGTACCTAACAGACATAGCAGTGAAGAAAAAGAAGCTGAAAATGTTACAGACACTGAAGAGGAAATTAGGAAAGAGGGAATTGGTAACACCTTGCAAGATGTAGAAAATCCAGAGTCACAAAAGGCTATGCTGGATGAATGCACACCAGGTGAGGATTGTGAAGCAGATCCAATTAATAGAGAAGAAAATGAGGTTTCTGGAAGGGAAGGTCTCAATTCCAGTTCTGTAGAAATGTCAGCATTGAAGGATTCCAGTTTTCTTAGTTTTGATTTAGGTTCAAAGGAGCAAAAAGTGGTTAGAAGAAAGAATACCTCCACAAGGAAGAGAACAAAATGTAGGGTGAAGAGAAAGCCAAAGGACAAGGTTCAGAAAGATTGTAATGATGTAAAGGCTAATTTTGATGCTTCTATTGGAAATGAAAGTACTTCTAATGATGAGTTGTTGAGTTGTGGGGAATTACCATCATCTCTAGCAAGAAATCAACTGGCGACATCCCAAAGATTGCCATCAACTCTGGAAGATGAGTCCAGTCTAGAGATAACAGCAAAATTAACAGAGGATCCTTTTAGTAAAACTTCGGGGGCCAGTGAATCAAGGTCACCTCTGGAGAGGGAACTGGAAGATGGATTGACATTAGAATCTACATGCACTCCTGAGGTCATAAGACCTTGCACACCTGAGATCAAAGGACCTTGTACACCTGAGACCAAAGGACCTTGTACACCTGAGACCAAAGGCCCTTGTACACCTGAGAGCAAAGGACCTTGTACACCTGAGAGCAAAGGACCTTGTACACCTGAGAGCAAAGGACCTTGTACACCTGAGAGCAAAGGACATCGTACACCTGAGAGCAAAGGACCTTGTACACCTGAGAGCAAAGGACATCGTACACCTGAGGTCACAGGACCTTTTACACCTGAGAGCAAAGGACATCGTACACCTGAGGTCACAGGACCTTTTACACCTGAGAGCAAAGGACCTTGTACACCTGAGAGCAAAGGACCTTGTACACCTGAGAGCAAAGGACTTTGTACACCTGAAATCACAGGACCTTTAACACCTGAGAGCAAAGGACTTCTTACACCTGAGATCACAGGACCTTTTACACCTAAGATCAAAGGACCTCGTACACCTGAGATAACTCGTCGTTGTACATCCGAGATCAGAGGCCCTCGTACACCCGAGAACAAAGGACCTCATACACCCGAGATCACAGGACCTCATACACCCGAGATCACGGGACCTTATACACCCGAGATTAAAGGACCTCGTACACCTGAGATCACTGGTCGTTGTACACCCGAGAACAAAGGACCTCGTACACCTGAGATTGCAGGTCGTATACCCGAGATCACAGGACCTCGTACACCCGAGAACAAAGGACCTCGTACGCCAGAGGTCAAAGGACCTCGCACACCTGAAGGACCAGCTCCTTCAAGTCCTGAAGAGTCCTCTGACACACCTCCAAGTCCAAGATCACCTGCAGCAGAGTTGGAAAGAAGAATGTCTCCACTGTATTCAAAGTATGATGTGGAGGTAAACAGTGTAAAGGATGGAGTTATAAAGTGTAGAGGTCCATGCACTCCGCTCTCTGAACCCCCACAGTCACCAGCACCATCAATGGAAGGAGTAGATGATGGTGAAAAGATACACGAAGTGTCCTCAGCAGATAGAGATTTTTTAGAAGACACTGACATACCTGTGACTTCATCGTTTACATCAGCAGAAGTAACTTCCTCTCAAGCTAAGCCTGCACCGGTGAAAAGAAAG CTGTCTATTTTGGAGTACCGCAAAAGAAAAAGTGTCAGCAGCGAAGTTGACGGAAAAGGGACAGCCGTTTCATCATCGAGCTCCATGCCATCCTCTGCATTATTGTCCTTCTTAGCCAGAGGTAGCCTTGATGTAGAAGCCTCTAATATTTCTGTTGGGTCAACAGCTGTGTTGAATATACATTCGGCCGTTTCATCCTCTCAAGAGGGAGTACCAGGGGTCTCTCCCTCGTCATTATCATCACTCTCCAAAGGAGGCTACCTTCTGGACGCTGAATCTCCTCCCTCACCTCCATCCTCGTCTCCCCCTGATCTCCCGCTCTCCCCGATCCAGCCGTTGTCCCTCCTGCTGATCCCAGATGTCCTAGACAAGTCTGCTTTGAGAGAAAAGCCTAAAG AGGTGAGGGAAAATGTTGATTATGAAGAAAATGCCTCAAAGGTAACCAGCACATTTCTAAATGTGAAAAATGTTAGTGTTAATTTATGTAGTAAAAGTGAAGTTCATGCCCTGAGTGACAGCAGTACAAGTGATAAAAAACCTGGAAGTGGTAAAATAAATGAGAGcaatcatttgaaaaatgaaacttTGTGCTCGAAATTAAACAATATTTGCTCTACTAGAAACAGCAATATCAGAACGAGTAATCCTAAAAATTTATGTAAATCTTCAAGCAAATTAAATGTTAGTTGTAAGAATAAGACTgttaagaacagcaaaagctcCTTGGTAAATGTTTCTATGTCAAGTGATGTTCTTGGAGGTTCTCCGTCTGCTGCTGCGCTCTCTCCCTCCGCCGATGTCACATGGAATGCAGCCCCCACTTTGCTCGAGCGTCAGCGGGAAAACTTAACTGAAAGACTCCGAAGAGAATTTGGATTGTGTGTCTCGGATGACGAAGAGAAATCGG cagATGAGGATAGAGAAAGAATTCACAAACGGGGAAAAGACAAGAACctccctcctccaccaccacctcctACAGCTCCTCCAAAGAACTCTATATTCCATGGGCGTGAAGTCACTGTTCAGAAAGCAGCCTGCTCTTCAAAAATAGGTGCAATATCCTCTGGTTCCAGTGTTGCCTTAAGTAGCAGTCCTGGATTGCAAACTGTTCAACCTCAAAGTAGTTGCCACAGGTTGCCATCTGGGATACAAAAGACATCACATCCAGGATCACATTTACCAAATATTGTTGGGTCATCCTTTACCGGTGTAAGTATTGCTCCTCCATTACCTGTACCACCACCAAATTCAGCAGTGTCGAGTTCTGTGGCTCCTGGCATTGGTGGATTGCCGATCTCTGTAGCATTGTCTGCTGGACCTGGTCCCCCATCCCATCCATTACCGTCATcatcttcttcatcctcttcctcattGACATCTTCAACAGCGGATGTCCCTGGGCAAGTAATGTCTGTTCCTTGTGCTATTGCTCCATCTAGAGGAATTCCATCAGGTTCTTTGTCTGTTTCAACAAAATCTATATCAGGAGTGCAGTCCCTGGTTGGTGATGCAACTTCACGACAACATATACCTTCTGTTTCTAATTCTGGACAGATGAATAAGATTAATCTATCAACACCAGTACCGCTGCCCCCTTCTCCGAATTCTTCGTACTCTCTTGGACCTTATCCAAGAAATATGTATTCGAATTCACCCAGTGGAGCTCTCGCTCAAAATATGCCTCTCTATTCGCCAGTTAGATTGAGTGCTCCTCCtccgccaccaccaccacctcccccaccccctcctcctcacCCATCCCTTAATACAGAGGGCAGTGGCTCCAGTTTGCGACAGGGTCTGATCGCTCCTGTTGCTGTAAGGCATCAACAAAACTCTCCTATTCATGGCACGCCACGGGGAGTAGCTCCGACTTTGGGGTATGGCAGTGGAGGGTATCCTGGGAAATTAGATTGCTCTGCCTCAGGTACCCGGGGGTCGTGA